Within Thiobacter sp. AK1, the genomic segment CAATCTGCATGACCAGCAAGAGAGTCTCTTCTGCGCATACCTGAATCCGCCTATATAGATTAAAAAAAGATTAAAGAAAGATTAGGGCAATTGTGGATAACTTTTGTTTGCATTCTTTTTCAATGACTTGGACAAGTTTTCCACAGGCGCGACCATACCCGCTGCCCCGATAGTTTCCTACCCGCTGCCCCGATAGTTTCCTACCCGCTGCCCCGATACCGCCTACCCGCTACCCCGATAGTTTCCACCCAAAACCTACCCGCTGCCCCGATACCGCCTACCCGCTACCCCGATAGTTGCATTCATGATTATTCGAAATCTGTGGATAACTCGCGATTTTAGGCCTACCCGCTACCCCGATAGGGGGTTGGGCATGCTTTTTGCTTTCTCGATATGCACAAGGTCGTTCTCGTCGATCCAGCAGCGCCATCCCGTCGCGCGCTCAAGGCTGGCCAAGGCCCGGCGCAGCACCTGGCGGAACTTCCATAACTCTTCCGTCTCGCTGCCGCAAAGCTGCCTGATCGTTTCGACCTTGTGACCGTAGGGTTCCTTGTGGGTGGAATAGAACGCATGTAGCCATTGGGCCAGCGGTTGGCGGCGCAGCTTCTTTCGCTCGCGGCCATCGAGGGCGGTCCAGTTGCCGCCACAGAACAGGAGCGCGAGCCGCTCGTTCACCGAGATGATGTACTCGCCCGTTTCTTCGTCCCGGAAACCATCCTGGATCAGCGTCCCGAAGTAGGAGTACCGACCATTGCTGATGCGCACCAAGCAGCCAGCCAGGTCGTTGATGGTCTCTTTCAGCCAGCCGTACTCAAACTTCCCGGTATTGCGCCCGATCGCCTTCAGGAAGGAGTAGGCCGTGAACCGGATTTTCTTGCCCGTTCCGTGCTGGGTGGCAAGTCGCAGGCATTGCTCCCATACGTCCAGGTGCTCCTGGGTCGGCCTGTAGCCGCGCACCAGATAGACATCGACCCCCTGCACAGATGCGATTTTGGTTTCGTGCTTGTAGAGGCGCGCCGCCACGCCAAACAGCGCCGACCTTAGCACGTCGTTTGGCAAGGGCGCGCCATTCGCTGGCACAGGCAGGCCTGCGGCGATGGCGTCCTGTTCCTGGCGCTGTCGTATCCGGTCCAGCGCTTGCGTAACCCCGGTGTTCGGAATCGGCTCGCCGGGCTCAAGAGAGGGAATAGAGGGTTGAGGAGACGGATGATCCATCCCCCCCTTTTATCAGGGCGACGCCTGAAAATCGGGGTAAAAAGCGCACTTGGCGGTAGCGTTTCGGTGCTCTTAACCTCCTCCCATCCCCTCAGGAAGGGAGGATGTCAACCTAGACTCCCTCTTCCGCGTCAGCGCCCGCCGCGCGCCGGCCCAGGCCTCCTCGGACCTACCAGCCGCAAGGCCGGCTCTCGCGCCTCGCCTAATTGGAGTTGCCGCGCGCACGCATCGCGGTGCTTGATGGCATCAAGTCTTCGCCCAACCAGCCCGTCGTGCGTGAGGGGCAGGCGATCCGCACCCCGCGGGGCGATCTGGCCTGGCAACTGGGCGGCGCGGAAGGGTATGCGCCGGTGGCCGAGGCCGATGCGTCCGGAACGTCGCCTGGATGTGCTCCCATCCGGGCATCTTCTTTTCTGCCGCCCTCACCGCCCGCCAGCGTGCTTCCACTATCCGGTACGCGCGATCATACAGGGCGTCCAGCCATGCGTGCAGCTCCTCTACTGCCAGTTCGATCTGACCGACGGGGAGGTTGACGCGGCTCGAAGTAAAGCACGCTGGACTGCCTGTCCTACTTCTCAGCCTGCCCTTTCTCGATGGCACTGTTCAGGTAGGACAGCGCCTTCATGACGCAGCCCGCCTCGTAGCGGATCGCCGTCAATGCCTTCTCGGTTTCTGCCACCTTGTCCTTTTCCCAGTCCTGGGCATATTCCAGCAGTTTGCTCAGGGTGTAGCCATTCGCTGTTCTAGGCTTGGCGATGTACGTCGTAAACGCCCTCCGCGTCCCCTTCGCTTTCGAGCCATACCAGCGCTTGTCGTACCACTCCGCTGCTATCGATAGCCCGCGCTGGCGGACTCTGGGCTTGAGGGAGCTTTTCTTCGGCCAGTCCATCTGCTTGTTCATCTCGTCCCTGAATTCGTAGTACTCGTTCACCACGGCCATTGCCCGTTTGTGCAGGCTTTCCATGTGCCTTTCCAAAGCCGCTTTGATTTCGCCCAGGTCGTTTACTTGCATCGTGTTAGCCATCTCGGTTTCCTTATGTTTAATAGATAGGCAGCAAAACGCCATGCCTTATATAGAAAACTCGCCTACTCGTGCACTTTGACGCCATGCCTTTCAATACAAGGCATGACGCCCTGATTCCTTTCCAGTGCTGGAAAGGCATTTGGGGAAACGCCACTTTCTGGTCATGCCATGTAGACATCGCGCCGAGATTCCTTTCCAGTACTGGAAAGGCAAAGCAGACTTTTTGGCAACGCCCGTTGCACATGGGCCTAGCGCGCACTGGTGACCCATCATCTTCTCCATGCCTTTCAATACAAGGCATGACGCCCTGATTCCTTTCCAGTGCTGGAAAGGCATTTGGGGAAACACCCCTTTCTGGTCATGCCATGTAGACATCGCACCGAGATTCCTTTCCAGTACTGGAAAGGCAAAGCAGACTTTTTGGCAACGCCCGTTGCACATGGGCCTAGCGCGCAC encodes:
- the mobI gene encoding conjugative transfer protein MobI(A/C), yielding MANTMQVNDLGEIKAALERHMESLHKRAMAVVNEYYEFRDEMNKQMDWPKKSSLKPRVRQRGLSIAAEWYDKRWYGSKAKGTRRAFTTYIAKPRTANGYTLSKLLEYAQDWEKDKVAETEKALTAIRYEAGCVMKALSYLNSAIEKGQAEK
- the trfA gene encoding plasmid replication initiator TrfA, which encodes MDHPSPQPSIPSLEPGEPIPNTGVTQALDRIRQRQEQDAIAAGLPVPANGAPLPNDVLRSALFGVAARLYKHETKIASVQGVDVYLVRGYRPTQEHLDVWEQCLRLATQHGTGKKIRFTAYSFLKAIGRNTGKFEYGWLKETINDLAGCLVRISNGRYSYFGTLIQDGFRDEETGEYIISVNERLALLFCGGNWTALDGRERKKLRRQPLAQWLHAFYSTHKEPYGHKVETIRQLCGSETEELWKFRQVLRRALASLERATGWRCWIDENDLVHIEKAKSMPNPLSG